The genomic window GCGCATGAATGTATGAAGTTCCAGACTTGTTCACCTGCACAGCTGCTGACACATTTAGTCCTGAGGATGCTCCAACAAAGAAGCCTTCCTCATGCAGCAAACGGAATGTCTGAAAACACACCACCAGTCACATTTACTATTAAAGGCATTCTAACAAAGGAAAGTGTAGTgggaaagaaaatgatatgAAACCTTTCACTTTGTGTCATAAACATCTTGTGTGAAAGAAAGGAAGTCGATGCAATTTTTTATATTCATAGTGTCCAGTTGGATAGTCTTTCTGAACAATCGTAAGTGGGACTGTGATGCTTTGCTTGATTCACCATTTCCACAGCGTTTCTGTCAGTAACATGTACAGCATCATCAATGTCTGCCCCCTTCAGGTTGTCTGTGACCCGACCTTGACCTATGCCCTCTGTGATGGAGCCAGTCCCCTCTCTCTCCAGCTTGCCATGTTTGATCCAGTTGTACAGGACACTGCCCTGGAGTGGAACatttcatgcaattttgtaACAACTGCTCAAAGAAGTGTCTAATTTATATAACATCCTTATTGTCTTCGCACCAAGACATACCCTGTCCTGACACAAGTAGGATCTGCGTTGCAATCACATGGTTCTATTTTCAGTAGCATTTACTCAATTTGTTAGACTAAACATGTAGTATCTCCACATCAACTACATGACCTCTAAAGAAAAGATAGCAAATGCAATGAAACGTGTATTTTGGGAACTACTTTATCTGTACAGCACTATCAATAACATGAAGTAATTGCATTACCTCAGGGTCAGCTAGTATAGCCTTGATTTGGGGATTTCTATCCTTCAGGTACATACTGACACCTTGAAAGGAAGGAAAAAATTTACAGCATTAAAAGTATACATTGATACAAGTGATGACATAGCTAAAACCTTACAAAGGGCCAAACAGGATTAAAAGGAAACAGGCATATTATACTGCCATCTATATATAACCGGACAAATGTAAGAATAACttctttaaggtctcattcatgagttttttcgccccataggcttacatgttatgataagtgttttacatgggcatgttcgtaatgaagatatagaaaatgtgccaatgttattcattctttgttgagaacatttaacCTAGATcgtgtgaaaaaattgccaacattttcactacatacaatctctttttatagcaattacaaactgcacttagctagaccccctaaataggaaCTTTCCAGccgaaagtgatcgaccgaattaccgctgATGTCCGGcagtggacgtccgacctcgcgcgcggctgccgaactttacctgttaatttcttccgttccaaacaagctttcatcagtttgacgcttgagatcagccgGTCtggctaaaagagaatttcccaccgatataaacacacgatcatgcagccgttcattttttgggcaacggactcttttagagTATACACGCAgagtaacacaggaatgagaccttaatatACACACAACAAGCCTACCTGCTAGAGTTCCACCAGTCCCTGTTCCAAATGTTACAGCATCAACCTTTCCATCTGCGGGGAAACAGAGACAAGTGCATACTCAAGTCTGGTGTAATGGCAAGATAAACATTGTGTCAGACAAAATGTCTACATAATGCTGACATCCTATGACTTTACACAGTTactaatgaatgaatggttctTTCATCTGTCCCTTAACAATGACTAGAAGGTATTTAAGGTTTTGAATTCTGGAAAGCAAAGTCTCATCTGTCACACACTCTATTGGTAGCAAGAAAACTTGGTAAGCATTTACTTTGTAAGGAAAATCTACAAGTGTTCACTTGCCTGTTTGGCTCCATATTTCAGGCCCAGTGGTCTCAATGTGGGCTCTTCTGTTTGCCGTGTTGTCAAATTGATTGGTCCAAACAGCATTGTCAATACTTTCAGCAAACCTGCGAGCCTGAAAAGCGATGAACATAGGTAAAGGGATAGAAGGGTTGCAGATTGCGCAAGCAACTGAACATTTTAACTGGAAACTGTTCCCTCCATGAGTATCAAGAATTAAATGTTATAAATCACTGACATGCAATGCTCCTGACAAcactatatacatatttatgtaGAATTGTTGTAGCTTTACATCAGACACCATACATGCTACAAGTCAGTCTAGTTCACAGAGAATGGATAAGTTTAACCTTACAGAGAAAGTCATACAAAGAGGCTCCTGAAAAAGAGGACTCATAACTACCTGGTGGTTGTAGTTGTTTGGATCTGTGAATGGGGCGACAGGTACAGGTCTGACATCAGCACCAAGAGTGGTTAAGGCATCAATTTTTTCCTGTAGAGAGGAAAGAAAGGAACATTGTggtttgccatggcaacaattatACCAAGAACATGTATATCCAGAAGGACAATTGCGTAGCGATCATCGTAAAGCAATCAATGGTTAGCTATGAGGGTAAAATTTTGATTTACCTGATAACATTCCTAACTGTTATCATTTCTCAGTTTTAAGATTGAATTCTacactgatgtttgtttgttttgtttgtttgaacattaTTCAATCATGTAAATGATTAACAGTGACCAAATGACAGCATGAATAACCTCAGTAGCAATAGAGCCATTATCCATTGATGAGTAACTTATTTGGATCCTGTCCTGACCTGAGACTGGTTGTTAGGCATGTAGATGACACACTTGTAGCCCAGAGCCAGGCACATGTGGGCCAGACCTATCCCAGTGTTGCCTGCCGTCCCCTCCACAACAGTGCCACCTGGTCCTATCAAACCTGGGGAGgaacagacacaaacaaactGAACAAATGTTTCTGAAGTGGTGGGCTATTGGTAATGTGGGCATTGTTGCAGATCTTATTGTTGCAACTGATATGATTCATGAAATAAGATTATGACTTCTAATATGAGAATTCTCTTTTAGATTTTGTCTTTCAGCTCTCTAAAGGGATATTGCCTGTTTCCTTTTGTTTGCAGTAATGCTCCCCTACTAAGTACACTGATGCCTATCTATCCATTTACTATCTAGATTCTAGCCTTAAATTTAAATCAGCCAATTGCATGATAtatacattgaaaaaaacagaAGTGCAAACCTTTTTCTTGGGCATCCTTGATCAGGAAAAGTGCTGCTCTGTCCTTGACTGAGCCTCCTGAGTTCAGGAACTCAGCTTTTGCCAGGATAGTACAGCCTGGTGGAGAATTTAAACAAAATGTCATGAAATCACTGCTTAAAATTTAAAGTATctttacaaaaagaaaaacagaaacttTGGAATGTCAGAATGAGCTGCGTTTTCACATACCTGTATTTTCACTTATCTTCTTCAAGTAGATGAGAGGAGTGCTTGAAGAAAAGTATAGAATACAAGGTTAGGTTCTGCATATACTCCTGATTCCATTATACAGTGATGCCTCTGTTTCATTTATAAATGATTAACTGTTATACACATACTCTACATGTGTATTGACAATCAACACTCATGGCGATTCTTAGATAAGCAAAAGTGCAAAATGAATGGTGCCAATGATAATGATCTTACTGATATTAGAAGTGCTTCCATGATAAGACTCAACGTGAACAAACTTTGAAGACTCACTTGCCAACTGTACCCAGAAATCCTTGTCTCACTTCCTGCATGAAAGAAATCCCAAAAGATGAGCATAccctaaaaactggtcagatTGCTCCCAACCCACCGCCAACCGTGGTTGGTTGGTGGTTTGGGGCAAGGTCaggggaaggtcctgaatgtgtgacaggggcctgACAAAAATCAAATGTCTAGGTTCTAGAATTTCAATCATTTGAAACAACAGGTATAGAATATACAATATTCCACAATAAGCCCACGATATGAATCATGACATAGATAGTCATAAGTAGTAGTTTCAGCAACACACAATAACAGGTATCATTAAATGCACCTCATAGTGACTTGCAAAAAAGTGACGCAACATTGACCACGCCCCTCTAGCTGTGGCTAAACAATCTTATATTATTTCCTTTTTAACGTTTGCCATGATATGCAACTAAAAACAGAAAATTTGGGTACTGTACGGTATGCTGATATGCTGCAatactttgtttttgtttagaaGTTATTCATGCATGCACAGCTGATAGTAATGTAAACAAAGCAGCACGCCGACAAAACCGCTCTGCGGAACATAAGCCACAGTTAGTGCAAATGTAGACATTCAGAGGTCGTTATATACAGGCTAGAAATagatgatatgatgataaagTTATTTACCCACCGACGACTGAAAACGTTGAAACTGGCGGGAGAAAACTGGCTGAGAATGCCGGAGAAACCAACCTGTTTTACCAACGGACGCCATGTTACTCACGACCTTTGACCGGTTACCTCAGGTGACATTGATGCCAAACGAACGCGAGAAGAAATGTTTGAGGGATGTAGTGATAACAGACACGTCAGGGATGCATATCAAAAGAAGTAATCTGCAGCAAATTCATATTATATCTCAGCCGTTCCATTTCATGATATTATCTTTAACAGAGTTTTGTCCGTCTGTTACCATATTTGCACTTCTTTGCGTTTCAATGTTGTCGTGTCCTGTTACCATCAATCACTTGATTCATGAACTTGTCAAAAGGCCGTTTTTATCCTTCCCAGACGCGCTTTCTTTTTTAAAGTAGATGGAGGTTTACTAACGGCAAGTGCAAGATAACTAGCGATGATAATGTTGTATAATTTACACTGATTGCATGACAGTGGTGAATAAACCAGCAGTATAGGTGcattcaaggaggtttaaatcctCCTTGGTGCATTTCTAGGCATTGATGGAAAATGCATTAAGAAACACCgagcgtttttttttcatatttaatCAAACATCATTTCGAGTTGAGTGCGTTATTCGTTGATTGTATCTCTCATATCGAGGAGGAAGAATCGCATCGTCAAAGTCAAGTCAATAATATCTCTCATGTCTATTCTACTCTGGCACACATACATCTACGTTTCTAGTGGTCCGTCATTCCATATCCACATATACAGAAAACAAGATCTCGTTGAAACGAACCTCTCCCCGTGGAAGCTGCGCAAATCATGTTAATGAAGTTGAAGACGAATAGAATTTGCAACAGACTGGAGTATGTGGTTACAACCGCTAGGAGTCGCTTGATGTGTTTGCGCCTTGCGAACTTCTCTGTGAAGCTGCCCCCACCCCTATCAAATCTATATAGATTGTTCCATCAAATGGTGATTACTCCTCCCCCTGAAGATAAACGACATCGTAGATACTCTGCCGAGTTCTGAGGCCCTTGCCCTCAAAACTTAAAATGACTTCTAATGAGGTTAAAATTGTCAAAAAGGTGAGCGCCAAACGCTCCGACCACCCAGCTAAATAGCCTCTACCGGGCTGCATATGCTgcaaatagtagaaattgaccaaataggcAGATAACATGCCTAAGTCGAAAGCTGTACTCCGGATCCCCGGCCGGATGACTCCTGTGGCATGTCATCTGTCTATTTTGGCGAATTTCTAATATTTATGTAGGGACCTATGGAACCTATGGAACCTGAGTAGACGCTACCAGCTGAAGGCATCGGGTGCCCCGGATCATATACAATTGTAATATACATCACCATTACTTGCAATGAAGGACAATGGTTTTCTATAATGATCGCAATGTGGCTTCTTTAAAAGAAATACACGACGTTATATATACTCATCGATATATCATTTCCACACTTGTAGTGGAAGAGCGCTCATCCCGATGACAGTGTCGTGAAACATCGCTTGCTAGTCACAGCACTTTGACGTAGCCTCCGTtacagactccttccggctgttttcattttctaagttccagttttactattacattttttttgttgttcccggccagcaattagaaaaaatcatgtaatacatgtagtataaaaacaataacttgaaaaagaaaacagccgggaggagtctgcatcggaggctaactTTGACGATCAACAGAGACAAACATTAGCCCGCGCGCACCTGTCAAAGTTGAGTGAGTCCAGCAGTCAAAGACTCCCTGCCCACTGCAgctgaaacgtctgttttgcGCTCTTCACACCAGGTCATAGAAACACATGGGATATCAATTTCTGATTTGTGTCACCAAAATACGTCGATAAAAGAAGCATATCCGAGAGTCCCAAATCATAACTAGACTACTGTTCCAGACGGATGTACTGTTGGAACAGTTTTGGCCGACACAGACAAATGTCTCGGGAAGCTTAGAAGGCTGCCCGACGATAGCTTACACTTATATAATAATTCCAATACATTCAGCTGAGCAAGCCCGTAATAGATTAACAGGACAACATGTAACTGGAAAATGATCTATCGGTACGTATAAATATGCCTCTCGTTTATACGCGGACGTCGAGACATGATTCCAATGTAGACATACTGTCGTCATTATGCTGGGACACCTCAGataagtactctccaagcagagctagggtttcggctggtttttacgCGGTTTgcagcacaacaaaaacgatgacaaagtagaaggcatgacaaaaacgcctaaaaacacgttaaaaaccagccgaaaccctagctctgcttggagagtatcagaTAAGCTGGTGTCCCGGTGTGCGTCTTACAGATGCCCTGTCAAGGTTCTGGGAATGCTTGGACTGTAGGAAGGAATGGTCAGACATCAGTCAGGAGCATTAAGGTGCTTAACATGCTTTTCACCCATCCATCAGGATTGGGGATAAATG from Branchiostoma lanceolatum isolate klBraLanc5 chromosome 4, klBraLanc5.hap2, whole genome shotgun sequence includes these protein-coding regions:
- the LOC136432925 gene encoding uncharacterized protein → MASVGKTGWFLRHSQPVFSRQFQRFQSSEVRQGFLGTVGNTPLIYLKKISENTGCTILAKAEFLNSGGSVKDRAALFLIKDAQEKGLIGPGGTVVEGTAGNTGIGLAHMCLALGYKCVIYMPNNQSQEKIDALTTLGADVRPVPVAPFTDPNNYNHQARRFAESIDNAVWTNQFDNTANRRAHIETTGPEIWSQTDGKVDAVTFGTGTGGTLAGVSMYLKDRNPQIKAILADPEGSVLYNWIKHGKLEREGTGSITEGIGQGRVTDNLKGADIDDAVHVTDRNAVEMTFRLLHEEGFFVGASSGLNVSAAVQVAQKLGPGHTIVTCLCDTGQRYYAKLFSRSVLESRGLLDSIPEHFRSSLHD